From Pelagibacterium flavum:
AAAAGTGCTCACGACATGAATTGTGGGCGAAAGCAGGGGGCGATATTTTCAGGGTGGCGCGGGTTCGGCATCTTTTGGTTACGGCGATCGTGTGCGCGGCTGTGCTGGTGGCCGTGGCGATGGGCTGGTTTTCAGCTTTCGATTTCGCGCTGCGCGACATGCGGTTTTCCATGGCCTCCCGCCCCGCCAGTGGCGACATCGTATTTGTTGAGGGCGATGCTGCGGCCATGGCGCGGGCAGGCAGCCAATCGCGCGCGCGCAGCGTTTATGCCGATGCCCTCGACAGCCTGATCGATGCCGGTGCGCGTACGGTAGTGCTCGACGTCGGGCTCCAAGGCGCACTCGACTATTTCGACGACAACGCGCTTATCGGAGCGATGACAAGGGCCGCCGGCCGCGTGCGGACGGTTGCCACCGAGGTTCGTTCATCGAATGCCTCACGCGTTCTGAATATGCCTCTGGACAGGTTTGCAGCCCATGCGCCGCCAGTCTATGTGGATGCGGTTGGCGGCAGCCAGCGATCGGGGATATATCGCGCCCGGATCGTCAATGATGGCTGGGTCATCGAATCCTTGGCGACGGCGCTCTCGCCAGATCATTCGATATCGCGTCCGTCCTTCTTGATCGATTTTTCCATAGACCTCGCAACCGTGCCGCGGCTCAGGCTTTCGGACGTGATCGGCGGCAGCTTTGAGACCGGCCTGTTCGCGGGGCGGCAGGTGATTGTGGGGCAGGCGAGCTATTCGCAGCAATCGAGCCATTCGGTGCCTCGTTACGGACTGCTCTCCACGTCAGCGCTTCAACTTCTGGCGGCCGAAACCGTACGTCAGGACAGGGCGCTGTCCGATATGGGACGTCTGCCGGCCATCATTATCGTTTTTGGCATGGCGTTGCTCTTTGCCTTTCTGCGGCCGCGCATGACATTGGGTTCTGCCATAGCCGGGTCGCTGGCCTATGCGGGGATGCTGGAATTTACGGCTCTGGCCATGCAGGTCCATGCGGGCATGCTTCTCGATACGGCGGGCATTCATATCGCCCAGATCGGATTTCTGGCCACCGCGTTCTGGCACGAACTCGAGGCGCGCGGCCGCTCGCTGTCCCATGCGGCGCGCGAGCGCGATTCCATGCGGGGCATCCTGGCCCGCGTGGTTGCAGACAATTTTGACGGCGTGGTTGTCGTCGATCACAACAAATCCATCCGCGCAGCCAGCCGCCTGGCCGAGGAATTGATATCGCCGGGGTTGCGCGGCGCCAATATCGGCGACGTGCTTCCGGCGCCGTTCCGGGATGCGCTGGAAGCGGCTCTCGATAGCGGACGGATGATGGAAGCGGTTTCCGAAGTCGCGATCGTGTGCAATGGCGAGAGCCGGACGGTGGAATTCGTGGTGACACTGTCGGACGTCGATGCGGGCGAGGTGAGCGCGGAGTCGGCTGGACGGGTTGCATGCCTTACCTTCCGGGATGTGACTGAGCGACGGCAGGTCGAACATCGGCTGACCTATCTTGCACAGCACGACCCGCTGACCGGCGCCGCTTCGCGGGTCAAGTTCGTCGAAACGATCGGCGCACTGCTCGCGACGCCCACTGGCCGTGGGCGCGGCGCCAGTGTCTATCTCGTCGGGCTTTCGCGGCTCAAGACCGTGAATGATACGCTCGGGCACGCCTATGGCGATGCTCTGCTCAAACAGGTGGTGGCGCGGCTCGAACTCTTGGGGCCGATCAGCGTGGCGCGGCTGGAGGGCAATGGATTTGCGGTGTTGCGTGAGGGATTGCTGGGCGACGACGGTGGTATGGCATTTGCCGAAACGCTGATTGCCGAGATTATTCGGCCCTATACGTTGGATGAGCACAGGGCCATCGTCGGCGCGCGCGTGGGCATGACCGATTCCAACCTCTCGGGCAGCGCACCCGATGCGCTGGTCAGCCATGCGGGTATCGCGCTCTCGCTTGCATCGGATCAATCCGGCAACCGCGCCCTTGCCTTTACCAAGGAAATGGACACGCGCATCAAGTCCAAGCAGGACATGGAAATCGCGCTGCGCGCCGCCCTGGCGCGCGAGGAATTTTCCGTCCACTACCAGCCTCAGGTAGACCTTGAAACCGGGGAGGTCACCGGCGTGGAGGCGCTGGCGCGCTGGACGCATCCCGAACTGGGGTCGGTTTCGCCGGGGCAATTTATCCCGGCGGCCGAAGAAACAGGGCTCATCATCGAACTCGGCCGCTGGATACTCCATGTCGCGGCAAAGGAAGTGGCAGGCTGGCCACGGCCGGTGCGGCTTTCGGTCAACGTTTCCCCCCTGCAGTTCGAACACGGGGACATCGTCGCCGATGTCCGGTCCGCGCTGGACATATCGGGCCTGCCGGCCGAGCGGTTGCAGGTGGAAATCACTGAAAGCCTTTTGGTGACAGAAACCTCTCACGTCACAGAAAAGCTCAAGGTCCTTAGGGCGCAAGGGGTCGGGGTCGCGCTTGACGATTTCGGCACGGGCTATTCCTCGTTGAGTTATCTGGGCCGGTTGCCCGTCGATACCATCAAGATCGACCAGAGCTTCGTGCGTGGGCTTCCGGGCGATGCGGAGGCTTCGGCCATTATTCGGGCGGTGCTCATGCTTTCGGAATCCCTGGGCAAGCATGTGGTGGCCGAGGGCATCGAGAACCAGGATCAGGCGTGGTTGCTGCGCCTTGCCGGGTGCAAGACCGGGCAGGGTTATTTCTTCTCGCGTCCCGGCCCGGCCGAAGACATACTCGCCCAAATGCTCGCCGCCGAACACGACAAGCTGTCCTCGGTGATGCGCTTGGGCTGATTTGTGCCCTAAAGTTGCGAAAGGTTGGCCCACTTGGTTGGGAATCGGGCACATTTGCCGTTCCCGCCGCCCACCGAAAGCAGGTCATGCGCGTTCTTTTCTCACTTTGTATCGCCCTTTGGCTCATTGTATCGGGCGGCTCGTCCGGCTGGGCGCAGAGCCTTGAGGATATGGCCGGTCAGATGGTGATGGTGGGTTTTCGGGGCGATGCTGCCGATGCCGCCGGCGTGCGGGCGGTGCGCGAACAAATCGCGCGCGGAGAAATCGGCGGCGTGATGTTCCTGCGCATCAATGTGGACAGCCTGGCGGCGGTGCGGGGGATCAATCGCAGCCTGATAGCCGCGCGTCCATGGCTGCCTCCGTTCATCGCACTGGACCAGGAGGGCGGGCAGATCGAGCGGCTGACGGCCGCCGTGGGATTTGACGAAATTCCCTCAGCGCGCGCTGTTGCCGCCCAGGCGCCCGATCGCGCCAGGGTGATCTATGCCGGTCTGGCGGACGATCTGGCGCGGCTGGGGTTCAACGTCAATTTCGGGCCGGTGGTCGATCTCGACCTCAATCCCGATAATCCGATTATCGCGCGCTATGATCGTGCTTTCGGCTCCGATCCGGCCGAAGTGACCGCGCGGGCCTCGGCATTCGTGGAAGCGCATCACGATGCGGGAATAGCGACGGCGCTCAAGCATTTTCCGGGGCATGGTTCGAGCGCCGAAGATACCCATGAGGGTTTCGTGGATGTCACCGGGGTGTGGCAGCCGGTCGAGCTCGAACCCTATCGCGAAATGATCGATGCCGGTCTGGCCGACATGGTGATGGTGGCCCATCTCTATAATGCCGATATCCAGGGCGAGGATGGGCGGCAGCTTCCGGCCAGTCTTTCACGCACCTGGATCGAGGGCGTGCTGCGCGACGAGTTGGGATTTGCCGGCGTTGTGATCAGCGACGATCTGGAGATGGGTGCCATCCGCTCACGGTTCGACCTGCACGACACGGTGGTGACAGCGGTGGAGGCGGGGGTCGATATCCTGTTGTTTTCCAATACCGCCGACTATGATCGGGGGCTGGGCACCGCAATCCATCAGGTGCTGGTCGGTGAAGCACGGGCTGACCCGCAGTTTGCCGATCGGATAGCGCAAAGCTATGGGCGCATCATCGCTCTCAAGCGCCGGATCGCGATCGTTCCGTGACACGCTTTGTGGGCCTGCTGTATTCCATTATCCTGCCGGAGGGGAAACGTGTTCTCAACGCGCCGCTGCGCGAGTTGCTCGAGAGATTGGGCCATAGCGAGGTGACGACATTGCTGGCCACCGGCAATGTGGTGTTCACGGCCAGAGATAATGACCCGCGCGCCATCGAAAAAGCGTTCGAGCCGGCCTTCGCGGCGGCGTTCGGACGTCATATCGATTTCATTGTGCGTGAGGGCGCGCGTTGGGAAAAACTGGTCGCGGGCAATCCCTTTCCCGAGCAATCGGCCAGAGACGGCTCCCATGTGACGGTGCGCGTGATGCGCGATCCGGCCACTGCAGACGCGAAGAAATTGATCGAGGATAGGGCCGGCGCCGCCGAGATCGTGCGCGTGGTCGACGGCGACCCGTGGATCTATTTCGGGAACGGAACTGCCAAATCGAAGCTGGCGGGCGTGCTCACATCCAGGCGCACCGGCATCGGCACCTCGCGAAACTGGAATACAGTCAAAAAGATCGCCGATGCGCTGTGATGCAAAGTCGATTGGCAAGGCCGCGAAAGCCTGTTATTAGGTCAGCATTGCTGACATTATGAGCTTTTCCATGACGTCCACCCTCTTTGTCGCCTTCCTTCTGGCCGGCGCGACTGCTTCGTTTTCGCCAGGGCCGAACAATCTGATGGTGATGACATCGAGTGCAAAATTCGGTCTGGGCCGGACGGTTCCGCATTGCGTCGGCATTACCCTGGGCTTTCCGATCCTGGTGTTTGTGGTGGGATTGGGTTTGGGGGAGCTCGTTGTCGCCTATCCGCAGATCAGCACCGTCATGCGCTATGGCGCCGCCGCCTATTTTCTCTGGATGGCCTATCATATGCTGGGCATCACCATGGGCGCGGCAACGGGCCGGGAACGCCCGATGCGCAGCTATGAGGCCGCGCTGTTTCAGTGGATCAATCCCAAGGCGTGGGCGATGGCGGTCAGCTTCGTCGCGTTGTTCGTACCGGCGGGACCGAACCGGATCGCCAATCTGGCGTTGCTTGCGCTGGGCTGCGGTGTCTTCGGGGCGCTGTCCTCGAGTACCTGGATGATTTTCGGACTGGGCCTGACTGTTTTCCTCGAGCGTTCGGGACTGGAGAAATATCTGGGCATGATCCTGGCCGGTCTTATGCTCTGCGCCGTCGTCCTGTTCCTCATCTGACACACACTTCACCCGAAACGGTTTTGCCATCGGGGGCTGCTCGTCTAAAGTACCCGCCGCGCCGATCGGGAATCAGGAAGCGCGCTAGATAGGTGCTTTGGGCATGGAAGAAACGGGGACCGTCCGGCACGTCAGGGCGCTCTTTATAAGCGACGTCCATCTTGGGATGCAGGCGATTCAGGTTGAGGAACTGCTCAAGTTTCTCGCTGTTCATGATGCCGATACGATCTATATCGTGGGTGATCTGATCGATGGATGGCGGCTGCAGAAGGAATGGAACTGGCCGCCCGAATATGACGCACTGGCCAATGCGCTGCTTGCCAAGGCGCGGGCGGGCGCGCGCATCGTTTATCTTGCGGGCAATCACGACGAGTTCCTGCGCGATTATCTAGGCACCTATTTCGGTGGTGTCGAAATCGTCGACCGCATGGTCCACATCACCGCCGACGGCAAGCGCTATCTGGTGATCCATGGCGATCAGTTCGACGTTGTCGTCGCCAATGCCAAATGGCTCGCCCATATCGGGGACTGGGCCTATAATTTCGCGCTGACCATCAACGCGCCCATCAACTGGGTGCGCCGCCGGATGGGGCTTAGCTACTGGTCGCTTTCGGCCTGGGCCAAGCAGAAGGTCAAGAGCGCTGTGTCGGTCATGGGGCGGTTCGAGGAAGCCCTCTCGCTCGAAGCGCGCAATTCCAAGGTCGAGGGGGTGATCTGTGGCCACATCCATCAGGCCGCCATGCACCACAAATTCGGCATCCACTACATCAATTCAGGCGATTGGGTGGAAAGCTGCACGGCGATCGTGGAGGACCACGACGGAGCGTTCGAGTTGATCCGCTGGAAGGACATTTCCGCGCCACCGCGCAAGCGCCGCGGACTGGGCCGGCTGCGCGCGGGCTGAATTCTTACGAAATTGACGGTACTTGGCGCTTGCCAGGGTGAGCGGCGCGGCGCATGGTCGCTCTCTTCAATCCTGCCTTGCGGAACCTTCTTCAATGTTGCCGAGACTGCCCGAGCGGCTGACCACGCCCGAAATGCGCACGGGTCTGTTCTACGCTGCCATGTATCTGCCGATCGGCGTCTCCACGCTGCTTTTGCCCGTATGGCTGGACGGCAGGGGTATAGGCGAGGAAGAAATCGGCATCATCAGCGCGACGCCGATCTTTATCATGATCGTGCTCAATCTGCTTGTCGGGCGTGTGGCGGACAAGGCGAGCGACTGGCGCGGGGTGATCGTCGCCGGCTCGCTCATCAGTGCTGTGGTGTCGTTGGGGTTCGTTTTTGTCGACGCGTTCTGGGGCATTCTGCTCTTTAACACTCTGCTCGTTATCCCTGTCATGGCCATAGAGCCGGTGATTGATGCCGCGACCATAAGAATGACGCGTCGCCGCGGCACCGATTTTGCGCGGGTGAGGATCTGGGGCACATTCGGCTATATCGGGGCGACGGCACTGGCCGGGTGGACGTTCGGCTGGCTGGGAATCGCGGTGTTCGTGCCGCTGCTGATCGCCACGGCGCTACTGCGCGGGCTGTCGGCACTGCCGCTGCCATATTTCCGGTCGCAGAACGGGAGCGGACTGGCGGGCGCGCCGCTGGTGAGCGCCCCCGGTGCGGGCCAGACCCTGCGGCAGGTCGCGCGGCCATGGTTCGTCCTCACGCTTCTTGGGGCGGCCATATTGCAGGCCAGCCATATGCTGCTCATCAGTTTTGGCGCGCTCTTGTGGCTCAGAGCGGGGGTGCCGGACGCTGCGGTAGGCATATTGTGGATCGTGGCGCCGGTCTGCGAGATCGTCACCATGCTGTTTTTTTCCCATTTCGCACGGCGGTTTTCGGCCCGGCATCTGCTCCTGGCGGCCTGCGCCAGTGGGGTTCTGCGCTGGGTCGGCATGGTTTACGCAACGGAAGTGTGGCAATTGGGTCTGCTGCAAGCCCTGCACATGATGACGTTCGGCCTGGCCTATATGGGCATCGTCACCTTCATCGCAAATTGGACCAGCGAAGAGATCGCGGCTCAGGCTCAGAGCTTTTATGTGGTCATGAAGCAGATCTGCTCGGTTATCGCGCTGCTGTTTTTCGGCATGCTGGTGGCCCATTTCGGATTGCAAAGCTTCTGGGCAGCGGGGCTGCTGTCGGCGATCGGGGCGGGGATGATTCTGATTTCACTCTCGATCTGGTCCACCAAGGCACAGAACGAATCGCGCCCGCTGTCACAATAGAGTTGCGCAAATCAGGCATTCGGACAGTCGCGAGCCAACAGCCTTGCGGTACATCCGATGCATTCCGCACAAAAGCCACGTCAGTTGCGCGCTCTGTTTATCAGCGATACGCATCTGGGTATGCGCGGCGCCCAGGCGGGCGCTTTGCTCGATTTTCTCCAATCGGTCGAGGCCGAATGCATCTATCTGGTCGGCGATTTTGTCGACGGGTGGAAGCTTAGAAAAAGCTGGCACTGGCCGCCGGCCTGCAACCGGGTGATCCAGCATCTGCTCGATTGCACGCGCAAGGGCGCGCGCATCGTTTATGTGCCGGGCAATCACGATGAGTTTCTGCGTGAGTTCGCGGCGCTCCGGTTCGGCGGCATAGACGTGCGCGAACGGGCAATTCATACCGGCGCGGACGGGCGGCGCTATTTGGTCATCCATGGGGACCAGTTCGACGTTGTCGTCCGGCATGCCCGCTGGGTGTCCTGGCTTGGGGATATTTCCTACAATCTGGCGCTGCGCGGTGCCATGCTCATCAATCGGGTGCGGCAGCGGCTCGGTCGCCCGCGCTGGTCGCTTTCGGGCTGGGCGCGGGCCAATGTGGGCCGGGCCGCCGCGCTGATCGAGCGGTTCGAAACCGCGCTGGTGCGCGAGGCGGACGAGCAGGGCTTTGATGGTGTGGTCTGCGGCCATATCCATGCCGCCGCAATCGCCAGCCACGGAAGCGTCACCTATCTCAATTGCGGCGACTGGGTGGAGAACTGCACAGCCATCGTGGAGACACGGGAAGGGCGGTTCGAACTGATCCGCTGGGTCGAGGAGACTGTGCCCATTCGCCAAGCGGTCCTGCCTCCGATGCAGGAGGCCACCCCATGACGCGTCTGCTCATCGTTTCGGACGCCTGGCACCCGCAGGTGAACGGGGTCGTCCGCTCGCTCGAAAATGTGGGCAACACATTGAAGCGGCGCGGCTATGAGGTGAGATACCTTACGCCCGAGCCGTTCTGGACGCTGCCCCTGCCGACCTATCCCGACATCCGGGTGCCCTTGCCATCGCTCAGGGTGGTTCAGGACATGATCGCCGGCTTTGCGCCCGACCATATCCACATTGCCACCGAAGGCCCGCTGGGGCTGGCGGCGCGGACGCTTTGCGTGGCGCAAAGCCTTGCCTTTACGACCAGCTATCATACCCGCTTTCCCGAATACCTTGCCGCACGCCTGCCGGTGCCGGTCGAGTGGAGTTATGGCTATCTGCGCTGGTTCCATGCTGCGGCATCGGCAACCATGGTGCCCACACCCTCGGTCCTCAAATATCTGCGGCGGCGGTTTTTCCGCCATCTTGCCGTCTGGTCGCGCGGGGTGGATCTGTCTGCGTTCAGCCCCGGGCCCAAGGCGATGTTTTCGGGCCTGCCAGGGCCGCACCTCCTCTATGTGGGGCGAGTCGCTGTTGAAAAGAACATCGAGGCGTTTCTCGAGATTGACCATCCGGGCACCAAGATTGTGGTCGGCGACGGCCCGGAACGCGGCGCGCTCATGCAGCGGTTTCCCAATGTCGTCTTTACGGGCCAATTGACGGGCGCGGCCTTGCGGGATGCCTATCGCAGCGCTGATGTTTTCGTCTTTCCCTCGCGCACCGATACGTTCGGCAACGTGATGCTTGAATCCATGGCGTGCGGCACTCCGGTTGCCGCCTATCCGGTGATGGGGCCGGTCGACGTGATCGGAGCGGGCAAGGGTGGGGCGCTGGAAGAGGATCTTGCCCTCGCCGTGCGGCGCGCGCTTTCCATTCCGCGATCCGAGGCGATTGAAAGATCCAGGGGCTTTACCTGGGAGGCAGCGGCGGATCAGTTCGCACGGCGCCTGGCACCGATCCGTTTGCAAGCCATGGCCGCGGCATGAGGCGGAAACAAAAACGCACCCCGAGGGGTGCGCTTTTTCAATTCAAGGTTGGGCGGGCTTAGTTCAACCGGCCGCTTGCATGGGCGAGCATCGTATAGACCTTGCCCCGATTGCTCACGAGCTGATTGAAGGTCTGCTGCATGCCGTTAGGGCCGTTGGCC
This genomic window contains:
- a CDS encoding EAL domain-containing protein, giving the protein MWAKAGGDIFRVARVRHLLVTAIVCAAVLVAVAMGWFSAFDFALRDMRFSMASRPASGDIVFVEGDAAAMARAGSQSRARSVYADALDSLIDAGARTVVLDVGLQGALDYFDDNALIGAMTRAAGRVRTVATEVRSSNASRVLNMPLDRFAAHAPPVYVDAVGGSQRSGIYRARIVNDGWVIESLATALSPDHSISRPSFLIDFSIDLATVPRLRLSDVIGGSFETGLFAGRQVIVGQASYSQQSSHSVPRYGLLSTSALQLLAAETVRQDRALSDMGRLPAIIIVFGMALLFAFLRPRMTLGSAIAGSLAYAGMLEFTALAMQVHAGMLLDTAGIHIAQIGFLATAFWHELEARGRSLSHAARERDSMRGILARVVADNFDGVVVVDHNKSIRAASRLAEELISPGLRGANIGDVLPAPFRDALEAALDSGRMMEAVSEVAIVCNGESRTVEFVVTLSDVDAGEVSAESAGRVACLTFRDVTERRQVEHRLTYLAQHDPLTGAASRVKFVETIGALLATPTGRGRGASVYLVGLSRLKTVNDTLGHAYGDALLKQVVARLELLGPISVARLEGNGFAVLREGLLGDDGGMAFAETLIAEIIRPYTLDEHRAIVGARVGMTDSNLSGSAPDALVSHAGIALSLASDQSGNRALAFTKEMDTRIKSKQDMEIALRAALAREEFSVHYQPQVDLETGEVTGVEALARWTHPELGSVSPGQFIPAAEETGLIIELGRWILHVAAKEVAGWPRPVRLSVNVSPLQFEHGDIVADVRSALDISGLPAERLQVEITESLLVTETSHVTEKLKVLRAQGVGVALDDFGTGYSSLSYLGRLPVDTIKIDQSFVRGLPGDAEASAIIRAVLMLSESLGKHVVAEGIENQDQAWLLRLAGCKTGQGYFFSRPGPAEDILAQMLAAEHDKLSSVMRLG
- a CDS encoding glycoside hydrolase family 3 protein, translated to MRVLFSLCIALWLIVSGGSSGWAQSLEDMAGQMVMVGFRGDAADAAGVRAVREQIARGEIGGVMFLRINVDSLAAVRGINRSLIAARPWLPPFIALDQEGGQIERLTAAVGFDEIPSARAVAAQAPDRARVIYAGLADDLARLGFNVNFGPVVDLDLNPDNPIIARYDRAFGSDPAEVTARASAFVEAHHDAGIATALKHFPGHGSSAEDTHEGFVDVTGVWQPVELEPYREMIDAGLADMVMVAHLYNADIQGEDGRQLPASLSRTWIEGVLRDELGFAGVVISDDLEMGAIRSRFDLHDTVVTAVEAGVDILLFSNTADYDRGLGTAIHQVLVGEARADPQFADRIAQSYGRIIALKRRIAIVP
- a CDS encoding DUF1697 domain-containing protein, producing the protein MTRFVGLLYSIILPEGKRVLNAPLRELLERLGHSEVTTLLATGNVVFTARDNDPRAIEKAFEPAFAAAFGRHIDFIVREGARWEKLVAGNPFPEQSARDGSHVTVRVMRDPATADAKKLIEDRAGAAEIVRVVDGDPWIYFGNGTAKSKLAGVLTSRRTGIGTSRNWNTVKKIADAL
- a CDS encoding LysE family translocator, with translation MTSTLFVAFLLAGATASFSPGPNNLMVMTSSAKFGLGRTVPHCVGITLGFPILVFVVGLGLGELVVAYPQISTVMRYGAAAYFLWMAYHMLGITMGAATGRERPMRSYEAALFQWINPKAWAMAVSFVALFVPAGPNRIANLALLALGCGVFGALSSSTWMIFGLGLTVFLERSGLEKYLGMILAGLMLCAVVLFLI
- a CDS encoding UDP-2,3-diacylglucosamine diphosphatase, which encodes MEETGTVRHVRALFISDVHLGMQAIQVEELLKFLAVHDADTIYIVGDLIDGWRLQKEWNWPPEYDALANALLAKARAGARIVYLAGNHDEFLRDYLGTYFGGVEIVDRMVHITADGKRYLVIHGDQFDVVVANAKWLAHIGDWAYNFALTINAPINWVRRRMGLSYWSLSAWAKQKVKSAVSVMGRFEEALSLEARNSKVEGVICGHIHQAAMHHKFGIHYINSGDWVESCTAIVEDHDGAFELIRWKDISAPPRKRRGLGRLRAG
- a CDS encoding MFS transporter; the protein is MLPRLPERLTTPEMRTGLFYAAMYLPIGVSTLLLPVWLDGRGIGEEEIGIISATPIFIMIVLNLLVGRVADKASDWRGVIVAGSLISAVVSLGFVFVDAFWGILLFNTLLVIPVMAIEPVIDAATIRMTRRRGTDFARVRIWGTFGYIGATALAGWTFGWLGIAVFVPLLIATALLRGLSALPLPYFRSQNGSGLAGAPLVSAPGAGQTLRQVARPWFVLTLLGAAILQASHMLLISFGALLWLRAGVPDAAVGILWIVAPVCEIVTMLFFSHFARRFSARHLLLAACASGVLRWVGMVYATEVWQLGLLQALHMMTFGLAYMGIVTFIANWTSEEIAAQAQSFYVVMKQICSVIALLFFGMLVAHFGLQSFWAAGLLSAIGAGMILISLSIWSTKAQNESRPLSQ
- a CDS encoding UDP-2,3-diacylglucosamine diphosphatase — encoded protein: MHSAQKPRQLRALFISDTHLGMRGAQAGALLDFLQSVEAECIYLVGDFVDGWKLRKSWHWPPACNRVIQHLLDCTRKGARIVYVPGNHDEFLREFAALRFGGIDVRERAIHTGADGRRYLVIHGDQFDVVVRHARWVSWLGDISYNLALRGAMLINRVRQRLGRPRWSLSGWARANVGRAAALIERFETALVREADEQGFDGVVCGHIHAAAIASHGSVTYLNCGDWVENCTAIVETREGRFELIRWVEETVPIRQAVLPPMQEATP
- a CDS encoding glycosyltransferase family 4 protein, whose amino-acid sequence is MTRLLIVSDAWHPQVNGVVRSLENVGNTLKRRGYEVRYLTPEPFWTLPLPTYPDIRVPLPSLRVVQDMIAGFAPDHIHIATEGPLGLAARTLCVAQSLAFTTSYHTRFPEYLAARLPVPVEWSYGYLRWFHAAASATMVPTPSVLKYLRRRFFRHLAVWSRGVDLSAFSPGPKAMFSGLPGPHLLYVGRVAVEKNIEAFLEIDHPGTKIVVGDGPERGALMQRFPNVVFTGQLTGAALRDAYRSADVFVFPSRTDTFGNVMLESMACGTPVAAYPVMGPVDVIGAGKGGALEEDLALAVRRALSIPRSEAIERSRGFTWEAAADQFARRLAPIRLQAMAAA